Within the Arthrobacter caoxuetaonis genome, the region CCGGCGCCCGACGCTGGACAGGTGTCGCCGGTACCCGGGGTTTCGCCCAATCCCTGTGAACGGCTGACGGCAGGGGAAGTGAAGTTCGCCGTCGGCGGTTCTGCCCGGGTCACCTTCGCCACTGCCGCCGCTTACGGGAGTACTGCTGTCCTGCTCACCAGCTGTGTGCAAGAGGGGGATGGGAGTTACCGGCAGGAATGGCAGCGGACCGGTTTCGCCGGCCGGAACGGGTTTGCTCCCCGGGGACGCATGTGGGAAAACACCCTCTTCTCTCCCACGGGATCGTTTACGGTGACCGAGGCACTGGGACGGGAAGACCCTGGAACGGAACTGAAGTATTACCAGGTGAATGAGCACTCGCGCTGGGGAGGCGAGGAAGGGCGAACCTACAACCAGTACTTCGAGGGAGAGGGCGGCCAGGCTGATGAGAACCTCTGGCGCTACATGCAGAGCGGGCTCTACGAACAGGCTGCAGTAATCAATTGGAACCGGCCCCCGGATATGCCCGTCACGCAGGGGGCGTCCTTCGCGATCTTCCTGCATGCCGGCAACGCCGAGACCTGGGGCTGCATCTCCACGGACCTGGCAACGGTGACGAAGTTCTTGAAGACGGCGGTGCCGGGGGACCGGATGGTCATGGGAATCCAGGACGACGTCTTTCTCGCTTCAACCGTTCGGTCGGACGCACTGATGGCTGAGCGCGCAGCCGAAGAAGAGGCAGCGGAAAAGCGTGCAGCCGAACAGCGGGCCGCGGCCCAGCGCGAGGCAGAGGACGCAGCGGCGGAACCGGACTGGGAACCGTACGCCGTCGGCGTGTTCTCCCTGGCACTCTTCATCACCTATGTGGCAGCCAAGCTCCGAGGCTCCCGTTCCCGCCCTGAGCAGAGCCCCCGCGCCGAGGCCGAAGAAGAGGCTGCAATCCGTTAGCTCGGGAGGCAGTTGCAGGGTGCGGCCTGTCTGGCTGCAGAGCTGCCGATAAACTGGGGACTATGGCGGGCGGGAACAGCTTCGGCGACAGGTCTGAAACCGGCCGGCGGAACATCGAAGGCCAGGCAGACCTCGATGCGGGATTCGCTGCGGGCAAAGCACTGTATGAAGAACGGATGAAGCTGCTCCCCGGATTGTGGATGCCTCCCGCTCCGCCTTGGAACGAATTGCCCGTTGAGGTCCGTGCCCGCTGGCAGCGAACTGCAGCCCAGGCAAAAACCCACGGCTGACAAAAGCGGTTCCAGCTGGCAGGATCAGCGCCCATGCGCGCCGTCATTCCTGCCTCTTCCACCCCCGGCTCGGGTACCGGACAGAATTACGTGCCCGGCCACGGGCATCCCCAGTACTCGGTCTCCCGCTATGAGCTGGAACTGGATTATGACGTCGACTCGAACCGCCTCGAGGCCATCGCCACGCTGCTCGCCGTCGCCGCCGAGCCACTCGCCGACGTCGTCCTGGACCTTGGCCCGCACCTTACGGTGATCAGGGCGGAGCTCTCAGGTGCTGCGGTTCCCTTCGTCCGCAGCAGCCATCACATGCGGATCCTGCTTCCCGGCGCCGTGTCCCGGGGCGCTGTGATGTCCCTTCGGATCACCTACGCCGGGCAGCCGCAGCCGCTGGACGGACCCTGGGGAACTATCGGATGGGAAGAGCTGGGCGACGGTGTGCTGGTCGCCGGCCAGCCTGCGGGCGCCCCCACATGGTTTCCCTGCAACGACCGCCCTGCGGACAAAGCCTCCTACCGGATCACGGTTACGGCCGATGCCGGCTACCGCGTGGTCGCCAACGGAGTCTGCCTTTCCCGGGTTCGGAACGGTGCACGCAGCACCTGGACCTTCGAACAGGCCGAACCGATGGCCTCCTACCTGGCCACCGTGCAGATCGGCCGCTATGAACAGGCCGCCATCGGCCGGCGGGAGGTCCTCGTTGCACCGAATTCACTCTTGCCGAAAGCCCGGAAAGCCCTGGCCGGACATGAGCGGATGATGGCAGCCTTCGAGCGGTGGTTTGGGCCCTACCCGTTCGCCGGCTACACCGTGGTGGTGACCGCTGACAAGCTCGAGATCCCGCTGGAAGCCCAGACCCTCACCGTCCTCGGGCGCAATCACCTGGGCAATAAGTCCAGGAGCCTGCTGGCGCACGAACTGGCACACCAG harbors:
- a CDS encoding M1 family metallopeptidase: MRAVIPASSTPGSGTGQNYVPGHGHPQYSVSRYELELDYDVDSNRLEAIATLLAVAAEPLADVVLDLGPHLTVIRAELSGAAVPFVRSSHHMRILLPGAVSRGAVMSLRITYAGQPQPLDGPWGTIGWEELGDGVLVAGQPAGAPTWFPCNDRPADKASYRITVTADAGYRVVANGVCLSRVRNGARSTWTFEQAEPMASYLATVQIGRYEQAAIGRREVLVAPNSLLPKARKALAGHERMMAAFERWFGPYPFAGYTVVVTADKLEIPLEAQTLTVLGRNHLGNKSRSLLAHELAHQWFGNSVTAGDWQDIWLHEGFATYAEWLWAEESGQHTADEEARKARRRLAGCPQDLRLADPGPERMFDDVVYVRGALALHALRRAGPDQVFFGLLRSWTDTFRHGNATTADFLALAGRAYANTRTVPAALLAPWLADTALPRP